The Vitis riparia cultivar Riparia Gloire de Montpellier isolate 1030 chromosome 10, EGFV_Vit.rip_1.0, whole genome shotgun sequence genome includes a region encoding these proteins:
- the LOC117923400 gene encoding uncharacterized protein LOC117923400, whose product MESVIGLHFSTLPSPSVRMPSGFHAARATKPHLRLSHSSLSLPQSSGGRPLDHIIGPISCMVDGSLPPIHNRDHRGAANVPWASRFLRNVGWGNRSNHKAKAGSDGGSLQSENAKQLFDMEKLVLLFQPVNFAKLHNQIIDTVNELNSSQKYNLALELLKAYEPYVSNEQSLSYFRLHMIKTLCYQEKYQEAANYWIQLYDMENCRQILHQLPSKMKPFIWNELKNPRDKFDEFYKEKDQSTLPNMSDLENQEI is encoded by the exons ATGGAATCCGTGATTGGCCTCCATTTTTCCACCCTCCCCAGTCCTTCCGTTCGGATGCCTTCTGGCTTCCATGCTGCAAGAGCTACGAAACCCCATTTAAGGCTAAGCCATTCTTCTCTTTCACTCCCTCAGAGTTCTGGGGGCCGCCCACTTGACCACATTATTGGTCCTATATCTTGCATGGTAGATGGTTCACTGCCTCCTATTCATAACAGAGATCACAGAGGAGCAGCAAATGTGCCTTGGGCCTCTCGTTTTCTCAGGAACGTCGGTTGGGGCAACAGGTCAAACCACAAAGCCAAAGCAGGGTCGGATGGTGGGAGCCTTCAATCGGAAAATGCTAAACAG CTTTTCGACATGGAAAAACTGGTGCTGCTGTTTCAGCCTGTTAATTTTGCCAAACTCCACAATCAA ATTATTGACACAGTAAACGAGCTCAACTCTTCTCAGAAGTATAATTTAGCTCTGGAACTACTGAAGGCATATGAACCATATGTCTCAAATGAACAGTCTCTTTCCTATTTCAGATTACATATGATAAAAACTCTCTGCTATCAA GAAAAATACCAAGAAGCCGCCAACTATTGGATACAACTTTATGATATGGAGAACTGTCGACAAATCCTGCATCAGTTGCCTTCCAAGATGAAG CCATTTATATGGAACGAGTTGAAGAATCCAAGAGACAAATTCGATGAGTTTTACAAAGAGAAAGATCAATCGACGCTACCCAACATGTCTGACCTCGAGAATCAAGagatttga